A genomic window from Cucumis melo cultivar AY chromosome 8, USDA_Cmelo_AY_1.0, whole genome shotgun sequence includes:
- the LOC103490616 gene encoding BEL1-like homeodomain protein 9 — protein MAEGFEVYGHVPQQSRRDKLRIGIGNNISTNQIHHNHHHNHNNNFFPLYHDPSSFFSPDFDDFHQNPSSNFQQLFHHNYPSSAPALPPLPSDQQPPPLSLDLNLQHRYASFRSTSLLKTSKFFKPAQQLLHDLFDYAAPNISDDKLLPDSAVFDSLDGDIPTAPAADETHTTKSRLITMLHEVYRRYKLYYQQMQAVVTTFEYAAGLGNAAPYANLAIKAMFKHFRFLKNAIADQLQFNKQQQQQPNPYSQRSIHNHGPGFLDHQPVWRPQRGLPESAVTILRAWLFEHFLHPYPTDTDKLMLANQTGLSRSQVSNWFINARVRLWKPMVEEIHMLETRQAQKSQQKEDKNNNNNNIENNSVLNNINNNNNPLSSTNESLLKPHHNNNASSSNHHHHPSLDLSNTNFFPTHHPHAATGNISLTLGLHQNHPGGIALTEPFPINAAHHFNLGLEANGEGFVNEWF, from the exons ATGGCGGAGGGTTTTGAAGTTTACGGCCATGTCCCACAACAAAGCCGGAGAGACAAGCTTAGAATTGGAATTGGTAATAATATTTCTACTAATCAAATTCATCATAATCATcatcataatcataataataatttcttCCCTTTATATCATgatccttcttcttttttctcacccgattttgatgattttcatCAAAACCCCTCCTCTAATTTTCAACAGCTTTTTCATCATAATTACCCTTCCTCCGCCCCCGCCCTCCCTCCTCTCCCCTCCGACCAACAACCGCCACCCTTATCCCTTGACCTTAACCTCCAACACCGTTATGCCTCCTTTCGTTCCACTTCCCTTTTAAAAACCTCTAAATTCTTCAAGCCAGCTCAGCAACTCCTCCATGATTTATTTGATTACGCCGCCCCTAACATCTCCGACGACAAGCTCCTGCCGGATTCCGCCGTTTTTGACTCCTTGGATGGTGATATTCCCACCGCCCCCGCGGCTGATGAAACCCACACCACAAAATCTAGGCTTATTACCATGCTTCACgag GTTTATAGAAGATATAAGCTATACTATCAGCAAATGCAAGCCGTGGTTACGACATTTGAGTACGCTGCAGGGCTTGGCAATGCAGCTCCCTATGCAAACTTAGCCATAAAAGCCATGTTTAAGCACTTCAGATTCTTAAAAAATGCCATAGCCGACCAGCTCCAATTCAAcaagcagcagcagcagcaaccAAACCCTTATTCTCAAAGATCTATTCACAACCACGGTCCCGGATTCCTTGATCACCAACCCGTCTGGCGCCCGCAGAGAGGCCTCCCCGAGAGCGCCGTCACCATCCTCCGAGCTTGGCTCTTTGAGCACTTCCTTCATCC TTATCCTACGGATACAGATAAGCTCATGTTGGCCAACCAGACTGGACTCTCGAGAAGTCAG GTATCAAACTGGTTCATCAATGCAAGAGTGAGACTTTGGAAACCAATGGTTGAAGAAATCCATATGTTAGAAACAAGGCAAGCTCAAAAATCTCAGCAAAAGGAAGACAAgaacaacaataacaataatattgaaaataatagtGTCTTAAAcaacatcaacaacaacaacaatccTCTTTCCTCCACAAACGAATCCTTACTAAAACCTCACCACAACAATAATGCATCTTCTTCAAACCACCACCACCATCCTTCTCTAGATTTGTCCAACACCAATTTCTTTCCCACCCACCACCCTCACGCCGCCACCGGCAACATTTCCTTAACTCTCGGCCTCCACCAGAACCACCCTGGCGGTATCGCTCTCACGGAACCATTTCCCATCAATGCAGCCCACCATTTTAACCTTGGCTTAGAAGCCAACGGTGAAGGGTTTGTAAATGAGTGGTTTTGA
- the LOC103490608 gene encoding uncharacterized protein LOC103490608, translated as MNMEARVGVVVEGGQQALNSAHAHDGGARKYFHQQGQNKPSLNQQPQIGTVQQLLAGGIAGAFSKTCTAPLARLTILFQVQGMHSDIASMKKASIWREASRIINEEGFRAFWKGNLVTIVHRLPYSSVNFYAYEQYKKFLHSLVRERFQGNASADLLVHFFGGGLAGITSASVTYPLDLVRTRLAAQTNTIYYRGIWHAFHTICREEGFLGMYKGLGATLLGVGPSIAISFSVYESLRSFWQSRRPNDSSVMVSLACGSLSGIASSTVTFPLDLVRRRKQLEGAAGQARVYNTGLYGTFKHIVKTEGFKGLYRGILPEYYKVVPSVGIVFMTYETLKTVLSQISSRS; from the exons ATGAATATGGAAGCTCGAGTTGGTGTAGTGGTCGAAGGAGGACAGCAGGCTCTTAATTCTGCTCACGCTCACGACGGCGGGGCCAGGAAATATTTTCACCAACAAGGCCAGAACAAACCCTCCTTGAACCAGCAACCGCAGATTGGCACAGTGCAGCAGCTTTTAGCCGGTGGTATTGCCGGTGCCTTTAGCAAGACATGTACCGCCCCTCTTGCTCGCCTTACTATCCTCTTTCAG GTGCAAGGTATGCACTCTGATATTGCTTCAATGAAGAAAGCCAGCATTTGGCGTGAAGCTTCACGTATCATCAATGAAGAGGGATTCCGGGCATTTTGGAAAGGCAATCTGGTCACAATAGTTCACCGACTACCTTATTCGTCTGTCAATTTCTATGCTTATGAACAATACAAGAAG TTTCTGCACTCATTGGTTAGGGAAAGATTCCAGGGCAATGCCAGCGCAGATCTTCTTGTGCATTTTTTTGGTGGTGGTTTGGCTGGAATAACATCTGCCTCTGTTACATACCCCCTGGACCTTGTTAGAACCAGACTAGCAGCACAG ACAAATACCATTTACTACAGAGGCATTTGGCATGCATTCCATACCATTTGCCGAGAAGAAGGTTTCTTAGGCATGTATAAAGGGCTTGGAGCAACCTTGTTG GGTGTTGGACCAAGCATAGCCATCAGCTTTTCAGTGTATGAAAGCTTGAGATCATTCTGGCAATCTCGAAG GCCTAACGACTCCTCTGTTATGGTCAGTCTTGCTTGCGGTAGTCTTTCAGGCATAGCATCATCAACAG TAACATTCCCTTTGGATCTTGTGAGAAGAAGAAAGCAATTGGAAGGTGCTGCCGGTCAGGCCCGTGTTTATAACACTGGCCTATATGGAACATTTAAACACATTGTGAAGACAGAAGGTTTTAAAGGTTTGTACCGAGGGATTCTACCGGAGTACTACAAGGTCGTCCCAAGTGTAGGCATTGTCTTCATGACGTACGAGACTCTAAAAACAGTTCTATCACAAATTTCTTCCCGTTCATAG